The following are encoded in a window of Apteryx mantelli isolate bAptMan1 chromosome 17, bAptMan1.hap1, whole genome shotgun sequence genomic DNA:
- the RTN4R gene encoding reticulon-4 receptor isoform X1 yields MGYLWLKPWMRSGLEGDAGSRLLILVFCLNIQSEVESCPGACVCYSEPKITISCQQQGLTAIPTEIPIQSQRIFLHNNRITLVRSTSFTSCRNMTILWIHSNNISLIEPGAFYGLNKLEELDLSDNTNLKSINPITFRGLIHLHTLHLDRCGLLELSTGLFRGLFSLQYLYLQDNNLQNLLDDTFVDLANLTYLFLHGNKIKSLSENVFRGLINLDRLLLHQNRVSLVHRRSFHDLGKVMTLYLFNNNLTVLTGETMAPLVSLQYLRLNGNQWICDCQARSLWNWFKQFKGSSSELECHLPPRLAGRDLKRLQSTDLEGCIDSFNQIRTSVFSTKTRSGKLPTGNPPLSSHDNSLKCCQPETDKSFIYEAKGKAGPSSHSSRPSSNNPLKDKEHMSKTKYIETDPSKNGSNKQINDSPFGTFPSIVDPPLTKLKPEFLEPIEPSTVPTKKRQGCSKKNKSKAQCRLTQQGNSSTLQLSLSLLIPPLVWSLLLFC; encoded by the coding sequence gAAGCAGACTGCTGATTTTGGTGTTTTGCTTGAACATCCAGTCAGAAGTGGAGTCTTGCCCTGGGGCGTGTGTATGCTACAGTGAACCGAAGATTACAATAAGTTGTCAGCAGCAAGGACTGACAGCAATCCCCACTGAGATACCCATCCAGAGCCAGCGCATCTTCTTGCACAACAACAGGATAACCCTTGTGAGGTCCACCAGTTTCACCTCCTGTCGCAACATGACAATCCTTTGGATCCACTCCAACAACATCAGCCTCATTGAGCCTGGAGCCTTTTATGGGCTGAACAAACTGGAGGAGTTAGATCTCAGCGACAACACAAACCTGAAATCTATCAACCCAATCACTTTCCGGGGTCTTATTCACCTCCACACCTTACATCTGGATCGCTGTGGGCTCCTGGAGCTCTCCACAGGGCTTTTTCGAGGGTTATTCTCCTTGCAATATCTCTACCTTCAGGATAATAATCTACAGAATCTGCTGGATGATACCTTTGTGGATCTCGCAAACCTAACCTACCTGTTTTTGCATGGTAACAAAATTAAGAGCTTGTCAGAGAATGTCTTTCGCGGGCTAATCAACCTAGACCGACTGCTTCTGCACCAGAACAGAGTCAGCCTGGTTCACCGCCGGTCTTTCCATGACCTTGGGAAAGTGATGACCTTGTATCTGTTTAACAACAACCTGACCGTGCTCACTGGTGAAACCATGGCTCCCCTTGTGTCCCTCCAGTATCTACGTTTAAATGGCAACCAGTGGATCTGTGACTGCCAGGCTCGATCTCTCTGGAATTGGTTTAAACAGTTTAAAGGATCATCTTCAGAACTAGAGTGCCACCTTCCCCCACGCTTGGCAGGGAGAGACCTCAAAAGGCTGCAGAGCACTGACTTGGAAGGATGCATCGACTCCTTCAACCAGATACGAACAAGTGTTTTTAGCACTAAGACCAGGTCCGGTAAACTGCCAACTGGGAACCCCCCTCTCAGTTCCCATGACAACTCCCTGAAGTGCTGCCAGCCAGAAACAGATAAATCTTTTATTTATGAAGCTAAAGGCAAGGCGGGTCCTTCTTCCCATAGCAGCCGTCCATCCTCCAACAACCCTCTCAAAGATAAGGAGCACATGTCCAAAACCAAGTACATTGAGACAGACCCATCTAAAAATGGCAGCAACAAGCAGATAAATGATTCCCCTTTTGGGACCTTCCCCAGCATTGTAGACCCTCCATTGACCAAGTTGAAACCAGAATTTCTAGAGCCTATTGAACCTTCCACAGTCCCAACCAAAAAGAGGCAGGGCTGCTCTAAAAAGAACAAATCAAAGGCCCAGTGCCGCCTCACCCAGCAAGGAAACAGCTCCACGTTACAGCTCAGCCTAAGCCTTTTGATCCCCCCCTTGGTGTGGAGCTTACTGTTATTCTGCTAA
- the RTN4R gene encoding reticulon-4 receptor isoform X2, which yields MKRAIAEGSRLLILVFCLNIQSEVESCPGACVCYSEPKITISCQQQGLTAIPTEIPIQSQRIFLHNNRITLVRSTSFTSCRNMTILWIHSNNISLIEPGAFYGLNKLEELDLSDNTNLKSINPITFRGLIHLHTLHLDRCGLLELSTGLFRGLFSLQYLYLQDNNLQNLLDDTFVDLANLTYLFLHGNKIKSLSENVFRGLINLDRLLLHQNRVSLVHRRSFHDLGKVMTLYLFNNNLTVLTGETMAPLVSLQYLRLNGNQWICDCQARSLWNWFKQFKGSSSELECHLPPRLAGRDLKRLQSTDLEGCIDSFNQIRTSVFSTKTRSGKLPTGNPPLSSHDNSLKCCQPETDKSFIYEAKGKAGPSSHSSRPSSNNPLKDKEHMSKTKYIETDPSKNGSNKQINDSPFGTFPSIVDPPLTKLKPEFLEPIEPSTVPTKKRQGCSKKNKSKAQCRLTQQGNSSTLQLSLSLLIPPLVWSLLLFC from the coding sequence gAAGCAGACTGCTGATTTTGGTGTTTTGCTTGAACATCCAGTCAGAAGTGGAGTCTTGCCCTGGGGCGTGTGTATGCTACAGTGAACCGAAGATTACAATAAGTTGTCAGCAGCAAGGACTGACAGCAATCCCCACTGAGATACCCATCCAGAGCCAGCGCATCTTCTTGCACAACAACAGGATAACCCTTGTGAGGTCCACCAGTTTCACCTCCTGTCGCAACATGACAATCCTTTGGATCCACTCCAACAACATCAGCCTCATTGAGCCTGGAGCCTTTTATGGGCTGAACAAACTGGAGGAGTTAGATCTCAGCGACAACACAAACCTGAAATCTATCAACCCAATCACTTTCCGGGGTCTTATTCACCTCCACACCTTACATCTGGATCGCTGTGGGCTCCTGGAGCTCTCCACAGGGCTTTTTCGAGGGTTATTCTCCTTGCAATATCTCTACCTTCAGGATAATAATCTACAGAATCTGCTGGATGATACCTTTGTGGATCTCGCAAACCTAACCTACCTGTTTTTGCATGGTAACAAAATTAAGAGCTTGTCAGAGAATGTCTTTCGCGGGCTAATCAACCTAGACCGACTGCTTCTGCACCAGAACAGAGTCAGCCTGGTTCACCGCCGGTCTTTCCATGACCTTGGGAAAGTGATGACCTTGTATCTGTTTAACAACAACCTGACCGTGCTCACTGGTGAAACCATGGCTCCCCTTGTGTCCCTCCAGTATCTACGTTTAAATGGCAACCAGTGGATCTGTGACTGCCAGGCTCGATCTCTCTGGAATTGGTTTAAACAGTTTAAAGGATCATCTTCAGAACTAGAGTGCCACCTTCCCCCACGCTTGGCAGGGAGAGACCTCAAAAGGCTGCAGAGCACTGACTTGGAAGGATGCATCGACTCCTTCAACCAGATACGAACAAGTGTTTTTAGCACTAAGACCAGGTCCGGTAAACTGCCAACTGGGAACCCCCCTCTCAGTTCCCATGACAACTCCCTGAAGTGCTGCCAGCCAGAAACAGATAAATCTTTTATTTATGAAGCTAAAGGCAAGGCGGGTCCTTCTTCCCATAGCAGCCGTCCATCCTCCAACAACCCTCTCAAAGATAAGGAGCACATGTCCAAAACCAAGTACATTGAGACAGACCCATCTAAAAATGGCAGCAACAAGCAGATAAATGATTCCCCTTTTGGGACCTTCCCCAGCATTGTAGACCCTCCATTGACCAAGTTGAAACCAGAATTTCTAGAGCCTATTGAACCTTCCACAGTCCCAACCAAAAAGAGGCAGGGCTGCTCTAAAAAGAACAAATCAAAGGCCCAGTGCCGCCTCACCCAGCAAGGAAACAGCTCCACGTTACAGCTCAGCCTAAGCCTTTTGATCCCCCCCTTGGTGTGGAGCTTACTGTTATTCTGCTAA